ACATTGGCAAAAGAGCCAAGGGTGTTAGGCTTGTGTTTCTTGGCCAGGGCCGGAGCGAGGTCAGCTTTGGTCGGGTCGACCTTTAAAACCTGGGCGACGACCCGGCCGTTCTGGGTCCCTTTGTTAACGGTCAAAGCCTCAACCCCGTCGATGATGGTTCCGCCGGAAGTTAAATTGGTGAAATCACGGTCAAAATCAACGACCAGTCGATACGGCTCGGTCAGGGCGAAAATGTTGTAGGGGATCGGTTCCCCCAGCGGGATGGTGATCTTGAGGCCGCTCCCTTCTTTTTCCACCTCAAAATAGCGGACAATGACGTCGTTGACCTCGACGTAGCTGGGAATATCGCGGCTCGCCTCGGCGTTGGGAAAGTGGAGGGTGATCTTTTCTTTGCTTTCTTCCGGCGAGTAGCTGAAGATCGAGTTGAAGTCAAAAACTGCCCTGATCCGTTCGGGATAGTAGCCAAGACGGATTTTTTCCAAACGCTCCGCTTGGACCGCCGCGGAAGCGGCGCAAATGGTGAAAGCAATTATTAAAGAAACAACTCTTTTCATTGCTTGGAAAATTACCTGGATAGTATTATAACATAATACTATGGAGCCGACTAATAACTTCGCCGGTCACCCATTCGGGGGTCGAGGCCCCAGCGGTTACTCCGATCTTTTCTTTGCCGGTCAGCCAGGAGGGATCGAGCTCAGCGGCGGTTTCGATCTGATAAGTTTTTGTCCCGGTCTTGGCGCAAAGCTCGGTCAACCGATTGGTGTTGGCGCTCATTTTGTCGCCAATGACCAGCATCAGATCGACTTGTTTGGCCAGCTCGATCGCGGCCCCCTGGCGCTGTGAAGTGGCTCCGCAGATGGTGTTGTGGACCTCGGTCTTGCCAAATTTATCAGACAAGGCCTTTGCGATACTTAAAAAGCGTTCTTCCGACTGGGTGGTTTGGGCGATCACTCCAAGGCAGCTTTCTTTGGCTGATAGCCTATCAAGATCAGCCGGGGATTCAACCACCGTTCCCTGCCCGGCGCTCCAGCCAAGCAATCCTTTTACTTCCGCGTGCCCCTTGTCGCCAACGATTACCACCCGGCAACCACGGTCGGCCAGCTCGGCGGCGATCTTTTGCGCCTTCTTGACCCAGGGGCAAGTGGTGTCGACGATCTTCAGGCCTTTCTCCCTGGCTTCTTGGTAAATTGCTGGAGG
The window above is part of the Candidatus Margulisiibacteriota bacterium genome. Proteins encoded here:
- a CDS encoding 4-hydroxy-3-methylbut-2-enyl diphosphate reductase encodes the protein MEVLVAKHAGFCVGVERAYKIALQDTGEKPVYMLGNLVHNKQVVARLQKQGIKSVRSLSEIPLNSGGTLLISAHGVPPAIYQEAREKGLKIVDTTCPWVKKAQKIAAELADRGCRVVIVGDKGHAEVKGLLGWSAGQGTVVESPADLDRLSAKESCLGVIAQTTQSEERFLSIAKALSDKFGKTEVHNTICGATSQRQGAAIELAKQVDLMLVIGDKMSANTNRLTELCAKTGTKTYQIETAAELDPSWLTGKEKIGVTAGASTPEWVTGEVISRLHSIML